From a region of the Mycobacterium sp. SMC-8 genome:
- a CDS encoding ABC transporter permease, which produces MTQIDLVPVKPTTAILGADDTETSRKRGGSPWLRLLVHDRVAAAAACILGLVFLTAIFGPMLVGDLATKIDLDNSNQPPFTLTHGWANVLGTDPLGRSMLARLIVACQTTLSVAVPAVIISAVVGSAIGMWAGYYRGWRETLAMRVADVIMSFPSLLLAVVVLYVFSPSAANIVLVLAITRIPVYLRTARAESAELQSRVFVDAARTFGAGANSIIWRHVLPIVLPTLLTVATLDFCYVMLAESSLSFLGIGIQPPDVSWGLMVSQGRTYLHSAWWLSFFPGLAIVITTVSATILAAWARIATDPAQRWRLTVPQKRLSTFTKTGKRLP; this is translated from the coding sequence ATGACTCAGATCGACCTTGTCCCGGTCAAGCCGACCACCGCGATCCTCGGCGCGGACGACACGGAAACCTCCCGCAAGCGGGGCGGATCCCCGTGGTTGCGGCTGCTGGTCCACGACCGCGTCGCCGCCGCCGCGGCCTGCATCCTCGGATTGGTGTTCCTCACCGCGATCTTCGGGCCGATGCTCGTCGGCGACCTGGCGACGAAGATCGACCTGGACAACTCCAACCAGCCCCCGTTCACGCTGACACACGGCTGGGCGAATGTCCTTGGCACCGACCCGCTGGGCCGCAGCATGCTCGCCCGCCTGATCGTGGCCTGCCAGACCACGCTGTCGGTGGCCGTTCCCGCGGTGATCATCTCGGCGGTCGTGGGTTCGGCGATCGGCATGTGGGCCGGCTACTACCGAGGCTGGCGGGAGACACTGGCGATGCGCGTGGCCGACGTGATCATGAGCTTCCCGTCGCTGCTGCTCGCCGTCGTCGTGCTCTATGTGTTCTCCCCCAGCGCCGCGAACATCGTGCTGGTGCTGGCGATCACCCGCATCCCGGTCTATCTGCGCACCGCCCGCGCCGAATCGGCCGAGTTGCAGAGTCGGGTGTTCGTCGACGCCGCGCGCACCTTCGGCGCCGGCGCCAACTCGATCATCTGGCGCCACGTGCTTCCGATCGTCCTGCCGACACTGTTGACGGTCGCGACGTTGGACTTCTGCTACGTGATGCTGGCGGAAAGCTCCTTGAGTTTCTTGGGCATCGGCATCCAGCCGCCCGACGTCAGTTGGGGTCTGATGGTCTCGCAGGGCCGCACCTATCTGCACAGCGCGTGGTGGCTGTCCTTCTTCCCCGGCCTGGCCATCGTGATCACCACGGTGTCGGCGACGATCCTTGCCGCGTGGGCCCGGATCGCGACCGACCCCGCCCAGCGGTGGCGGCTGACCGTCCCGCAGAAGCGTCTGAGCACGTTCACCAAAACCGGAAAGCGCCTGCCATG
- a CDS encoding ABC transporter permease, with protein MFSFVRRRMYTSALPLIIVLLGVFLLARLTGDPTNLYLPESATQEQREAFAAANGFNDPLITQLADYFSGVIHLDFGSSLRTGESAAEMALRAFPATLQLALTTMLLAIVGAIVIGCWAAYRPNSLADRFSSLLSMTAASIPDFWFAITGVWLFAVLLGWLPTSGTDAGMLSWILPIATLMIRPLGVLTQVVRGAMVSALSAPYVRLARSKGAGDFRVVTHHALRNAAAPALTVAGDLAVGLINGAVVVEAIFGWPGIGKLMIDAILQRDFAVLQAAVLLTAVSIFLLNIVIDACYALLDARVREPARV; from the coding sequence ATGTTCTCCTTCGTCCGGCGCCGGATGTACACCAGCGCACTGCCGTTGATCATCGTGTTGCTCGGCGTGTTCCTGCTCGCCCGGCTCACCGGTGACCCCACCAACCTGTACCTGCCCGAATCCGCGACGCAGGAACAGCGCGAGGCGTTCGCGGCCGCCAACGGGTTCAACGATCCGCTGATCACCCAGCTGGCTGACTACTTCTCCGGCGTCATCCACCTCGACTTCGGCTCCTCGCTGCGCACCGGCGAGTCCGCAGCCGAGATGGCGCTGCGCGCGTTCCCGGCGACCCTGCAGCTCGCACTGACCACGATGCTGCTCGCGATCGTCGGCGCCATCGTGATCGGCTGCTGGGCCGCCTACCGCCCGAACTCGCTCGCCGACCGGTTCTCGTCGCTGCTGTCGATGACGGCCGCGAGCATCCCCGACTTCTGGTTCGCCATCACCGGGGTGTGGTTGTTCGCGGTGCTGCTCGGCTGGCTGCCCACCTCGGGCACCGACGCCGGCATGCTGTCGTGGATTCTGCCGATCGCGACGCTGATGATCCGTCCGCTGGGCGTGCTGACCCAAGTCGTGCGCGGCGCAATGGTTTCCGCGCTGTCGGCGCCATACGTGCGGTTGGCGCGCAGCAAGGGTGCCGGCGACTTCCGGGTGGTCACCCATCACGCGCTGCGCAACGCCGCGGCACCCGCACTGACCGTCGCCGGCGACCTGGCGGTCGGCCTGATCAACGGCGCGGTCGTCGTCGAGGCCATCTTCGGCTGGCCCGGCATCGGCAAGCTGATGATCGACGCGATCCTGCAACGCGACTTCGCGGTGCTGCAGGCCGCCGTCCTGCTCACCGCGGTCAGCATCTTCCTGCTCAACATCGTCATCGACGCCTGCTACGCGCTGCTCGACGCGCGGGTGCGCGAGCCCGCCCGAGTCTGA
- a CDS encoding ABC transporter substrate-binding protein, which yields MNPSTVFEPRRQVAVLALAAATVAAGGCTVANSGGGGYDPETLRIVLQQEPPTLEPCESSLTSTGIVVRSNITEPLLERDASTGDLRPLLATEWQQTSPTEWTFTLRDGVTFSDGASFTSEDAAFSIDRAVNSDLQCNVDGYVFGDEELSLRTPDPTTVVVGTTEPDPILPLRISFIEMVPRTTSTVEKVREPIGTGPYAIERWEYGQKLTLARNPGYWGSPPAFAKAEYQWRSEGSVRAAMITNDEADIAVGLGPEDGAGDLGVPFQNNETTALRMQATEPPLDDIRVRQAINYAVNRTGIVTALFRDLGQPAAQLIPSGVVGYNDELQLWPHDLDKARALIDEARADGVPVDRRIRLIGRTAQFPKITETIEVLQSEFTEIGLNVSIEMMDTASQLEYQLRPFPPDTGPYLLMIMHGNQAGDAAFTLDQYMLSDGPQAAYGTPEFDAKIRAAEALTGQARQDAFATLFAEEPQEITQMACIAHMKGILGKSPRIDYTPNPATGDEMLLAAMTPVGTDRTDQS from the coding sequence ATGAACCCCAGCACCGTGTTCGAGCCCCGGCGGCAGGTCGCCGTGCTGGCCCTCGCGGCGGCCACCGTCGCGGCCGGCGGCTGCACCGTCGCCAACTCCGGCGGCGGCGGGTACGACCCCGAGACCCTGCGCATCGTGCTCCAGCAGGAACCCCCGACGCTGGAGCCCTGCGAGAGCTCACTGACCTCGACCGGCATCGTGGTCCGCTCCAACATCACCGAGCCCCTGCTCGAGCGCGATGCCAGCACCGGCGATCTGCGTCCGCTGCTGGCCACCGAATGGCAGCAGACCAGCCCCACCGAATGGACGTTCACCCTGCGCGACGGGGTGACCTTCTCCGACGGCGCCTCGTTCACCTCCGAGGACGCCGCGTTCTCGATCGACCGGGCGGTCAACTCCGATCTGCAGTGCAACGTCGACGGCTACGTCTTCGGTGACGAGGAGCTGAGCCTGCGCACCCCCGACCCCACCACCGTCGTGGTCGGCACCACCGAGCCCGATCCGATTCTGCCGCTGCGTATCTCGTTCATCGAGATGGTGCCGCGCACCACCAGCACCGTCGAAAAGGTCCGCGAACCCATCGGCACCGGGCCCTACGCGATCGAGCGCTGGGAGTACGGCCAGAAGCTCACCCTGGCCCGCAACCCGGGCTACTGGGGCAGCCCACCCGCCTTCGCCAAGGCCGAATACCAGTGGCGCAGTGAGGGAAGCGTGCGGGCGGCGATGATCACCAACGACGAGGCCGACATCGCGGTCGGCCTGGGCCCCGAAGACGGTGCCGGCGATCTCGGAGTGCCGTTCCAGAACAACGAGACCACCGCGCTGCGCATGCAGGCCACCGAACCGCCACTCGACGACATCCGGGTGCGCCAGGCGATCAACTACGCGGTCAACCGCACCGGCATCGTCACGGCGCTGTTCCGCGACCTCGGCCAGCCCGCCGCGCAACTCATCCCCTCCGGCGTCGTCGGATACAACGACGAGCTGCAGCTGTGGCCCCACGACCTGGACAAGGCCAGGGCGCTGATCGACGAGGCCCGGGCCGACGGGGTGCCCGTCGACCGCCGGATCCGGCTGATCGGGCGCACGGCGCAGTTCCCGAAGATCACCGAGACCATCGAGGTGCTGCAGAGTGAGTTCACCGAGATCGGGCTCAACGTCTCGATCGAGATGATGGACACCGCATCGCAATTGGAGTACCAGTTGCGGCCGTTCCCTCCGGACACCGGCCCGTATCTGCTGATGATCATGCACGGCAACCAGGCCGGCGACGCCGCGTTCACCCTCGACCAGTACATGCTGTCCGACGGCCCGCAGGCCGCTTACGGCACACCGGAATTCGACGCCAAGATCCGGGCGGCCGAGGCGCTGACCGGTCAGGCCCGCCAGGACGCGTTCGCCACGCTGTTCGCCGAGGAACCGCAGGAGATCACACAGATGGCCTGTATCGCCCACATGAAGGGGATCCTCGGCAAGTCCCCGCGCATCGACTACACCCCCAATCCGGCGACCGGCGACGAAATGCTGCTGGCCGCAATGACTCCGGTCGGCACCGACCGCACCGACCAGTCCTGA
- a CDS encoding 2-hydroxyacid dehydrogenase codes for MSTAQNRSVLQVGPLMPSLARTLADDYAARRLPIEPAERTAFLAEHGAEITAVVTSGRTGVDAVLMDALPNLGAVINFGVGYDTTDVDAAATRGIGVSNTPDVLTDCVADTAVGLMIDTLRQFSAADRYVRAGRWPVDGMYPLTRQVSNTDVGIIGLGRIGTAIAVRLSAFGCTISYHNRHEVTDSPYTYAASPAELASRVDVLIVAAAGGAGTRGLVSSEVLDALGPQGYLINIARGSVVDQEALVAALVQGRLAGAGLDVFADEPQVPEELFGLDNVVLLPHVASGTVQTRAAMEALTLRNLDSFLKTGTLVTPV; via the coding sequence ATGAGCACCGCACAGAACCGCTCCGTGTTGCAGGTCGGGCCGTTGATGCCGTCGCTGGCGCGCACACTCGCCGACGACTACGCGGCCCGCCGCCTGCCCATCGAGCCGGCCGAGCGGACGGCGTTCCTCGCCGAACACGGCGCCGAGATCACCGCGGTCGTGACGTCGGGACGCACCGGTGTGGACGCGGTGCTGATGGACGCACTCCCCAATCTGGGCGCGGTGATCAACTTCGGCGTCGGCTACGACACCACCGACGTCGACGCCGCGGCCACCCGCGGCATCGGGGTGAGCAACACCCCCGACGTGCTGACCGACTGCGTCGCCGACACCGCCGTCGGTCTGATGATCGACACGTTGCGCCAGTTCTCGGCGGCCGATCGCTACGTGCGGGCCGGCCGCTGGCCCGTCGACGGCATGTACCCGTTGACCCGTCAGGTCAGCAACACCGACGTCGGCATCATCGGTCTCGGCCGGATCGGCACCGCAATCGCGGTGCGGCTCAGCGCTTTCGGCTGCACCATCAGCTACCACAACCGGCACGAGGTGACGGATTCGCCGTACACCTACGCGGCGTCACCGGCAGAGCTGGCCTCGCGGGTTGACGTGCTGATCGTCGCGGCCGCGGGTGGTGCGGGCACTCGGGGGCTGGTGAGCAGCGAGGTGCTCGACGCGCTCGGTCCGCAGGGCTATCTCATCAACATCGCGCGCGGCAGCGTCGTCGATCAGGAGGCACTGGTCGCGGCGCTGGTGCAGGGCCGGCTCGCCGGCGCCGGTCTGGACGTCTTCGCTGACGAGCCGCAGGTGCCCGAGGAACTGTTCGGGCTGGACAACGTGGTGCTGCTACCGCACGTGGCCAGCGGGACCGTGCAGACCCGCGCCGCGATGGAAGCGCTCACCCTGCGCAACCTGGACAGCTTTCTCAAGACGGGCACGCTCGTCACACCCGTCTGA
- a CDS encoding LysR substrate-binding domain-containing protein — protein MFSLARLSCFVAVAEELHFGRAAERLHMTQPPLSRQVQQLENELGVQLIDRTTRAVTLTPAGAAFLPDARRILQLAEGAAQTVKRIPAGDLGTVVVGFTAASAHAVLPRLLERARERLPDVQLDLREMVTAAQIDGLMTGELDLGMARPPLKRPGLVSRPLLHEQLLAALPEGHPLADMTRELTLIDLDGQDFVMYSPVQARYFNELLISTFTIAGTTPRYVQYVTQVHTMLVLVRSGIGIALVPASAATLHPEGVVFRTIGAFRERPVELDAVWRGDSTNPALLRVLRDVLPQQEWTT, from the coding sequence GTGTTTTCCCTGGCGAGGTTGTCCTGCTTCGTCGCCGTCGCCGAAGAGCTGCACTTCGGCCGCGCCGCGGAACGGCTGCACATGACCCAGCCGCCGCTGAGCCGTCAGGTCCAGCAGTTGGAGAACGAACTGGGGGTGCAGCTGATCGACCGCACCACCCGTGCCGTCACCTTGACGCCGGCGGGCGCGGCGTTCCTGCCCGACGCGCGGCGCATCCTGCAGCTCGCCGAGGGGGCCGCCCAGACCGTCAAACGCATTCCGGCCGGCGATCTCGGCACCGTCGTCGTCGGCTTCACGGCGGCCTCGGCGCATGCGGTGCTGCCCCGGCTGCTGGAGCGCGCCCGAGAGCGGCTCCCGGATGTGCAGCTCGACCTGCGCGAGATGGTCACCGCCGCGCAGATCGACGGATTGATGACCGGCGAGCTCGATCTGGGGATGGCCCGCCCCCCGCTGAAACGCCCCGGTCTGGTGTCACGGCCGCTGCTGCACGAGCAGTTGCTGGCCGCGCTGCCCGAAGGACACCCGCTGGCCGACATGACGCGGGAGCTGACGCTGATCGACCTGGACGGGCAGGACTTCGTCATGTATTCGCCCGTGCAGGCCCGGTATTTCAACGAGCTGCTGATCTCGACGTTCACCATTGCGGGCACCACGCCGCGCTACGTTCAGTACGTGACACAGGTGCACACCATGCTGGTGCTGGTCCGCTCGGGCATCGGTATCGCGTTGGTGCCGGCGTCGGCGGCGACACTGCATCCCGAGGGCGTGGTGTTCCGGACCATCGGCGCGTTCCGCGAGCGTCCGGTGGAGCTGGACGCGGTGTGGCGCGGCGACTCGACCAACCCGGCGCTGCTTCGGGTGCTCAGAGACGTGCTCCCGCAACAGGAATGGACCACCTGA
- a CDS encoding metal-dependent hydrolase translates to MTDLRVRRVRFDFASTEVPFNWQPHRPAFGMQCNLISFFAPGFEKFIVDATREAIPLMRSPADVEEAEAYLRQEAQHSAAHASHLRALIKRWPGLQATRDAVVESYDRLTATKPLAWRLAYAAIVEATFTPYFKVFLDHEDKLFRPGDDRVASLFLWHFVEEIEHRSSALIVYNAVHDSYLYRLQAVPGVVRHLAQILAIVSQGFQAHVPAEDGGDLGRLMPKGLSYHAIRESLAAAREVNKTPTYAGVPRRELAAMLLGLVRSQAPGHEPDRETLPSFAARWLRRYDDEPAAVARWYSR, encoded by the coding sequence ATGACGGACCTACGGGTAAGGCGCGTCCGCTTCGATTTCGCGAGCACTGAGGTGCCCTTCAACTGGCAGCCGCACCGCCCGGCATTCGGCATGCAGTGCAACCTGATCTCCTTCTTCGCGCCGGGTTTCGAGAAGTTCATCGTCGATGCGACCCGCGAGGCCATCCCGCTGATGCGCAGTCCCGCCGATGTCGAGGAAGCCGAGGCTTATCTCAGACAGGAAGCGCAGCATTCGGCGGCGCACGCAAGTCATCTGAGAGCACTGATCAAGCGGTGGCCCGGGTTGCAGGCGACGCGCGACGCGGTCGTCGAGTCCTACGATCGGCTGACGGCGACCAAGCCGCTCGCCTGGCGCCTGGCCTACGCCGCAATCGTCGAAGCAACGTTCACGCCGTACTTCAAGGTGTTCCTCGATCACGAGGACAAACTCTTTCGTCCAGGCGACGACCGGGTCGCCTCGCTGTTCCTCTGGCACTTCGTCGAGGAGATCGAACACCGCAGTTCGGCGTTGATCGTGTACAACGCCGTGCATGACAGCTACCTGTACCGGTTACAGGCGGTGCCCGGCGTGGTTCGGCACCTGGCTCAGATCCTTGCGATCGTCTCCCAGGGCTTCCAGGCACACGTGCCGGCCGAGGACGGCGGCGACCTCGGCCGTTTGATGCCAAAGGGGCTGTCCTACCACGCAATCCGTGAAAGCCTCGCGGCGGCAAGAGAAGTCAACAAAACGCCGACCTATGCGGGTGTGCCGCGCCGCGAACTGGCGGCGATGCTGTTGGGCCTTGTGCGCTCCCAGGCGCCCGGGCACGAGCCCGACCGCGAGACTCTGCCCTCCTTCGCGGCGCGGTGGCTCCGCAGGTACGACGACGAGCCCGCCGCTGTGGCCCGGTGGTATTCACGGTAA